One Colius striatus isolate bColStr4 chromosome 10, bColStr4.1.hap1, whole genome shotgun sequence genomic region harbors:
- the LOC104554265 gene encoding cytochrome c oxidase assembly factor 7: MAGFIDFANEEEVRSYLENLHVEYSYQCYKERDPEGCQSLADYLEAVKKDFAAAARVLRHNCEVHGHGESCYKLGAYQAIGKGGLDLDLKAAYNSFMKSCEKGGKKSVNACHNVGLLAHDGRVNDDKPDPVVARDYYTKACDGNFAPSCFNLSVIYLQGAPGVPKDMNHALKYSLKGCELGHMWACANASRMYKLGDGIERNDAKAEDLKERAKQLHKEQKEASSSLTFGE, encoded by the exons ATGGCGGGCTTCATCGACTTCGCGAACGAGGAGGAGGTGCGGAGCTACCTGGAGAACCTGCACGTCGAGTACAGCTACCAGTGCTACAAGGAGCGGGACCCTGAGG GCTGCCAGAGCCTCGCCGACTACCTGGAGGCCGTGAAGAAGGACttcgcggcggcggcgcgggtgCTGCGCCACAACTGCGAGGTGCACGGGCACGGCGAGAGCTGCTACAAGCTGGGGGCCTACCAGGCCATCGGCAAAG GTGGACTCGACCTAGACTTGAAAGCTGCCTACAACTCTTTTATGAAGTCATGTGAGAAAGGTGGGAAGAAGTCAGTGAATGCCTGTCACAACGTTGGGCTCTTGGCCCATGATGGCAGAGTAAATGATGATAAACCCGACCCTGTTGTCGCTAGAGACTATTACACAAAAGCCTGTGATGGCAATTTTGCTCCTAGCTGCTTCAACCTCAGTGTAATATACCTGCAAGGAGCACCTGGGGTCCCTAAGGACATGAATCATGCCTTGAAGTACTCACTGAAAGGGTGTGAGCTGGGTCACATGTGGGCTTGTGCCAATGCCAGTCGCATGTACAAACTGGGCGATGGCATTGAGAGGAACGATGCTAAGGCAGAGGATCTGAAAGAGAGGGCAAAACAGCTGcataaagaacagaaagaagccTCAAGTTCTTTAACGTTTGGGGAATAA